A stretch of DNA from Methylobacterium sp. CB376:
GTGCGGCGCGCGAAGCGCGACTTGCGGGGCCATGACCCTAGGAAAACATGACGCACAATGTAGGAACTACTTCCGACGAACGGGGGCGACGCCGGATTTTCGGTCCGTTCTGCCCTGCCGGGCGCCGGCGGCGCGCAGCCCGCCGGCGGATTGCCCGGACGACGGGCCGCATGGCCTTCGCGGCCGCGAGACCTCATCTGCCGGCAACCTGTCCCTCCGAGAGCCGCGCGCCGCACCCGTCATGCCCGAACTGCCCGAAGTCGAGACCGTGCGCCGGGGCCTCGAACCCGCCCTCGTCGGCGCGCGCTTCACGACGGTCCACCTCGCCCGCCCCGACCTGCGCTTTCCGCTGCCCGCGCGCTTCGCCGCGCGCCTCACCGGCCAGCGGGTCGAGGCCCTGTCGCGGCGCGCCAAGTACCTCGTGGCCGACCTCTCCTCGGGCGACGCGCTGATCATGCATCTGGGCATGAGCGGGCGCTTCGACGTCGTGTTCCCGGACGGGCGCCAGCTCTCCCCGGGCGAGTTCTACCTCGAAGGCGCCCCGGGCCAGGCCAAGCACGACCACGTCGTCTTCGCGCTCTCGAACGGGGCGCGGGTGACCTACAACGACGTGCGCCGCTTCGGCTTCATGGACCTCGTGCGGCGGGCGGAGCTGGAGACCTGCCGCCACTTCGCCGGGATGGGGATCGAGCCGCTCGGCAGCGACCTCTCGGGCGAGGCGGTGGCGCGGCTGTTCCGGGGCCGGCGCACGCCCCTCAAGGCCGCGCTCCTCGACCAGCGGCTGATCGCCGGCCTCGGCAACATCTACGTCTGCGAGGCGCTGCACCGCGCCCGGCTGCATCCCGAGGCCGCGGCCGGCACCCTGGCCGACGCGGCGGGCCGGCCCACCCGCGCCGCCGCCCGCCTCGCCCAGGTGATCCGCGACGTGCTGACCGAGGCCGTCGCGGCCGGCGGCTCGACGTTGCGCGACTACGCGCACACGGACGGCACCCAGGGGGCCTTCCAGCACCGGTTCCGCGTCTACGACCGGGAGGGGCTCGCCTGCACGGCGCGGGGCTGCCGGGGCAGGGTGCGGCGGATCGTGCAGGCGGGCCGCTCGACCTTCTACTGCGAGACCTGCCAGCCGGCGCCCTGAGCGGAAGGGCGCGAGGCGATCCCGCCCGGCTTCGGCGCAGGAGGCCGGGACCGCGCCGATGTGCGCTCCCGCACTTTTGGGCGGAAGCTTCCGGGCTAGGGAGGAACCCGCGGGGACGCGTTGGCGTCGCGGCCCCGCTGCCCTCGATGGGCGTTTCCTCCCTAGACTTCGGGCCGCTCCTCGTGGGCGGCCTCT
This window harbors:
- the mutM gene encoding bifunctional DNA-formamidopyrimidine glycosylase/DNA-(apurinic or apyrimidinic site) lyase, coding for MPELPEVETVRRGLEPALVGARFTTVHLARPDLRFPLPARFAARLTGQRVEALSRRAKYLVADLSSGDALIMHLGMSGRFDVVFPDGRQLSPGEFYLEGAPGQAKHDHVVFALSNGARVTYNDVRRFGFMDLVRRAELETCRHFAGMGIEPLGSDLSGEAVARLFRGRRTPLKAALLDQRLIAGLGNIYVCEALHRARLHPEAAAGTLADAAGRPTRAAARLAQVIRDVLTEAVAAGGSTLRDYAHTDGTQGAFQHRFRVYDREGLACTARGCRGRVRRIVQAGRSTFYCETCQPAP